From Salinicola endophyticus:
GGTCGGCGCCCTCACCGGCATCGGCGCGATGCGCGGCATCGTGCTCGACGACACCCCCAATGCCAGCGGGGCCGAGCACCTGAGCGCGCTGCTCACCGCGGCGCGCGAGCGCGGCCTGCTACTGATGCCCAGCGGGCGCAAGCGCAACGTGCTGCGCCTGCTGCCCCCACTGACCAGCGAACCCGAGATTCTCGATGAGGGCCTGGCGCGGCTCGGCGAGGCCCTGGCCACGCTGCGCGCCTGAGCGCGTCGCGTCCACGTGCTCGCCCCCGCCACACCCTGACGCGCCGCGAAGCGCCCCTTTTTGACGCCCCTCATACGCAGGAGACTTGCCATGCCCTCGTTTCTCTCCCCCGATGCGATCCGCGACCGCTTCTCGCGCGCCATGTCGGCGATGTATCAGACAGAAGTCCCCCAGTACGGCACGCTCCTGGAGCTGGTCGAGACCGTCAATCGCGAGACTCTCGCCGGCGACCCCGAGCTGGCCGCCAGACTCGAGGCCCACGATGACCTGGCACGTCTCGGCGTCGAGCGCCACGGCGCCATTCGCGTGGGCACGGCAGCGGAGCTGGCTGGGCTACGCCGGCTGTTCGCGGTGATGGGCATGCAGCCGGTGGGCTACTACGACCTCTCCGCGGCGGGGGTACCGGTTCACGCCACCGCCTTCCGTCCGGTGGACGACGCCGCGCTGGCGCGCAACCCCTTCCGTGTCTTCACCTCACTGCTGCGCTTGGAGCTGATCGAGGATCGCCAGCTGCGCGAGCGCGCCGCTGCCATCCTCGACGCCCGCCAGATCTTCACCCCGGAGGCGCTGGCGCTGATCGAGCGCCACGAAGCCCAGGGCGGGCTGAGCGAGGACGACGCCGAGCGCTTCGTCGCCGCCGCGCTGGAGACCTTCCGCTGGCACCGCGAGGCAACCGTCGACTGGCCCACCTACTGCGCCCTGCACGACCAGCATCGGCTGATCGCCGATGTGGTCTGCTTCCGTGGCCCGCATATCAATCACCTGACCCCGCGCACCCTGGATATCGACACGGTGCAGCGCCGCATGCCCGAGGTCGGGATCACCCCCAAGGCGGTGATCGAGGGCCCGCCCCGGCGCGCCTGCCCGATCCTGCTGCGCCAGACCAGCTTCAAGGCGCTGGAGGAGGAGATTCGTTTCGCCGACCGCCAGCAGGGGTCGCACAGTGCCCGCTTCGGCGAGATCGAGCAGCGTGGCATGGCGCTGACGCCAGCCGGACGCGAGCACTACGACCAGCTGCTGGCAGCCGCCCGCGAGCGCAGCCAGGGCCTCGACAACGCTGCCCACCAGCAGGTACTCGACGCTGTCTTCACGGCGTTCCCCGATGACCTGACGGAGCTGCGCCGCCAGGGGCTGGCCTATTTCGATTACCGGCTGACCCCAGCGGGCGAGGCGGTCAGAGAGGCAGCGGTGGGTGGGGAGACGGCGGACCTGGCAGCGGTGGATCTGGCCACAGTGGACCTGGAAGCGGCGATCGCCCGCGGCTGGGTCAGCGTGCAGCCGATCACCTACGAGGATTTCCTGCCGGTGAGTGCGGCCGGTATCTTCCAGTCCAATCTCGGTGACGCGCGCAGCGACGGCTACGCCGGTCACGCCAATCGCGACGACTTCGAGCAGGCGCTGGGGGCGCCGGTGATCGACGAGCTGGCGCTCTATGCTCGGCGCGAGGCGGCATCACGCCAGCGCGTGATGCACGCCCTGGGGCTCGAAGCCTGCAGTGCCGACAACTGACGCGCCCGCTCAGAGGGTGTCTACAAATTCGACGAGCGAAGGCAAGACAAGGCGAAATCGACCAAAAAAACGGAGTTTACGTGGGGTAAATGAGTATTTTGAGGTCGATTTCAACGCCGTATTGTCGAGCGCAGGCATTTTGTAAACACCCTCTCAGAAGCGCTTGGCCGAATAGGGCGCCGGCTCGATATAGGGCGTCTCGCCGCACATCATCTCCGCCAGCAGCCGCCCCGACGCTGGCCCGAGGGTGAAGCCCTGGTGAGCGTGGCCGAAGTGGAACCACAGCCCGGCGTGCTTGGGCGCCGGGCCGATCACCGGTTTCATGTCCGGCGTGCACGGCCGCGCGCCGAGCCATGGGGTCTGCTCGACCGCATCGCCGATCGCCAGAAGCTCGCGCGCGACCCGCTCGGCCTTGCTCGACTGCAGCGGCGTGGCGCGGGCGTCGAGACGCGCGAACTCTGCCCCGGTGGTGATGCGCAGGCCGCGATTCATCGGCGCCAGCATGATGCCGTTCTCGGCATCCAGCATCGCCATGCTCAGCGGCGTCGGCATGTCGTAGTGGCGGTGATAGCCGCGTTTGACGAACAGCGGCAGGTGATAGCCGAAGCGCCGCAGCAGCTCATCCGACCACGGGCCCAACGCCACCACCGCCTCGGCGGCCTCGACCGGCCCTTCGCTGGTGGTCACCCGCCAGCCGGCGCCGTGGCGTTCGAGGGTCGCGGCATCGCCGCTGACGAAGGCGCCGCCGCGGGCCTGGAACAGGCTGGCGTAGCTCGCCACCAGCGCGCCGGGGTCGCGCACCGACCACGGCTGGGTCCAGTGCACCGCCCCCGCCAGGCGCTGGGTCAGCCCGGGCTCCAGCCGCGCCAGCTCGTCGCCGCTGACCGGCGCATGCTCGACCCCGTACTCCTGAGCCAGCCGCTCGGCATTGGCCAGCCCTTTCTCCAGCGCCTCCTGGCTGCGGTAGGCGGTGCGCCAGCCGCTCTTGCGCACCAGCGCCCCGGCGCCGGCCTCCTCGATCAGGCTGTCGTGCTCGCTCAGACAGTGGGCGATCAGCCGGCTGTACTCCCTCGCCACCTGGGCGTAACGCGACGGCGAGGACCACCACCAGTACTGCGCCAGCGGCGAGGCCAGATGCGGCAGCGCCGAGGGGTGGTAGTTGACGTCGATGCCGCCCTTGCGCGCGACCTTGAAGATCATGCGGCTGTCGTGCGGGAAGGGATAGGGCTCCACCGCCTCGCGCTGGATCAGGCCGGCGTTGCCGTAGGAGGTCTCCTCCCCCGGCGCGCGGCGATCCACCAGCACCACGTTGCGCCCACGCCGCTGCAACTGCAGCGCGGTCGAGACCCCGATCATGCCGGCCCCCAGCACCACCACATCCGCTTGCATAGCCACTCCTCAGCCCTTGAACACTTACTCAGCCCTTAAACACCTACTCAGCCCTTGAACACGTCGACAGCCTCGCCATGGGTCAACGCCGATGCCGCCGCCTGTGACGAACACCGCGCCGCATCCTGTCATGCCTGTGGCAATCGATGATAACAGCAACCCCGGCGCAACCAAGCGCCGCGGGCGCGATCACCCGCACCCTCGTGGTCGACGTCAGCGTCAGCCTCAGCGGTCTGGACTTTACGCAGGCCGACTCGCCATGATGCGGTGATCACCGGTCAAGCTCATGGCCCCGCTCGGCGCCGTGCCGGAACGGCTTTGGCGTCTTCCCCCGGCCACATTGGGCGGGGGCGGCCGGTCCCTGCCATCAAACGGAGAGTTCCATGCGCAAGCGTATCCTGGCCTATCGCCGTCTCGACGAGCAGCAGCTCGACCAGCTCCGCGAGCGCTATCAGGTCGACTACTTCGGCAAGCTCGCCTCCGCCGACGACCCGGCATTCCGCGAGGCGCTGGGCCAGGCCCACGGGCTGATCGGCGCGGGGGTGAAGATCACCCCCGAGCTGCTCGACGCGGCGCCGAATCTCGAGACCATTTCGAGCATTTCGGTGGGCGTGGACAGCTACCCGGTCGAGGAGCTGACCCGCCGCGGCATCCTGCTCAGCCATACCCCGGACGTGCTCACCGAGACCACCGCCGACACCGGCTTCGCGCTGATCATGGCGAGTGCCCGGCGGGTGGTGGAGCTGGCCGAGTACGTCAAGCGCGGCGAGTGGCAGGCGAGTATCGGCGCCGAGCAGTTCGGCACCGACGTGCATGGCAAGACCCTGGGCATGATCGGCTTCGGCCGGATCGGCCAGGCGATCGCCCGCCGCGGTGCGCTGGGCTTCGGCATGCGCGTGCTCTACGCCAAGGCCTCGCCCAAACCGGCACTGGAGCAGGAGCTGGGGGCACGCCACTGCGAGCTGGACGAGCTGCTGCGCGAGGCCGACTTCGTCTGCGCCATCGTGCCGCTCAACGCCGACACCCGGCACCTGATCGGCGCGGCCGAGTTCGCGCGCATGAAGTCGAGCGCGATCTTCATCAATCTGGCCCGCGGCGAGGTGGTCGACGAAGCCGCGATGATCGAGGCCCTCGAACGCGGCGAGATCCGCGGCGCCGGTCTCGACGTCTTCGCGCAGGAGCCGCTGCCGGCCGACTCGCCGCTGCCGCGCCTGGCCAACGTGGTCGCGCTGCCGCACATCGGCTCCGCCACCCACGAGACGCGCACCGCCATGGCCCAGCGCGCCGTCGACAACCTGCTGCTGGCGCTGGATGGCAAGCGCCCGCTCAGCCCGTTCAATCCCGAGGCGTGGCCCGAGCGGCTCGACTGACAGGCCGGTGGACTGGCTCCGCCACGCCAGGCTGGGCGGGGCTTGGTTTGACCGAGGACCTATCATCCGACCGGGCCGACTTCATCGGTCAAAAAGTGTGCAATTCACGCCCCGCTGCGCCCCCCGGCTTGTCAAGCCGAAGCACGGCGACTAAAGTTGGCAAGCGTCATTGAAAACAGTGTTCCGTAACCTTATCTCAACAATGAGGTCACGGTGCCGATAACCGGGATATTGGCGCAACAGCCAACGACTCGCCAGCCACGGCCGCGGGTCACCCCTTTCACTGACAGCGCCCTCGAGGCGACCCATCATGCCCGACCCGCTCTGCTTGCTTTTCGATTGCGACGGCACCCTGGTCGACAGCGAACCGCTGCTGGCCGAGATCATGGCCAAGTACCTCACCCAGGCCGGTCTTCCGTTTCGCCCCATCGACTACATGAACGATTTTCGCGGCGCGCGCTTCGGCAGCATCGTGGCGCATCTCGAACGCGCCTACGGCGCGATCGACCCCACGCTGCGCGAAGAGACCGAGCGCGACATGCGCCGTGAGATGAACGAGCGCATGCTCAACGAGCTCGCACCGATCGAAGGCGCCGCCGGTGCCCTCGATGCGCTGGGCGGGCTGCCGCGCTGCGTCGCCTCCAACGGCCCCGAGCACAAGATCCGCCGCGCGCTCGACAGCACCGGGCTACGCCACTTCTTCGATGATCATATCTACAGCGCCTACAGCGTGGGCAGCTGGAAGCCCGACCCCGGCCTGTTCCTGCACGCCGGCCGCGACATGGGCTTCGACCCGGCCCACTGCGTGGTGATCGACGATGCCCAGGTCGGCGTGCGCGCTGCGCTGGCCGCCGGCATGCGTGTGATACACATCAACCGCTTCCCCGAGCGCGAAGCCACACCGGCGGGCGCCATCGCCATCGGTCATATGCGCGAGCTGCCTACTGCCGTCGATCGACTGCTGCCGATGCTCGCTGCCAACCACGCCTGATACCGCCCCAATCTCCTCGCGGGGCGGCGGCGGGCAGCGCTCGTCCGGGCCCGGCCGAGCGCGCTATCATGGCGTCTCAG
This genomic window contains:
- a CDS encoding VOC family protein; the encoded protein is MPSFLSPDAIRDRFSRAMSAMYQTEVPQYGTLLELVETVNRETLAGDPELAARLEAHDDLARLGVERHGAIRVGTAAELAGLRRLFAVMGMQPVGYYDLSAAGVPVHATAFRPVDDAALARNPFRVFTSLLRLELIEDRQLRERAAAILDARQIFTPEALALIERHEAQGGLSEDDAERFVAAALETFRWHREATVDWPTYCALHDQHRLIADVVCFRGPHINHLTPRTLDIDTVQRRMPEVGITPKAVIEGPPRRACPILLRQTSFKALEEEIRFADRQQGSHSARFGEIEQRGMALTPAGREHYDQLLAAARERSQGLDNAAHQQVLDAVFTAFPDDLTELRRQGLAYFDYRLTPAGEAVREAAVGGETADLAAVDLATVDLEAAIARGWVSVQPITYEDFLPVSAAGIFQSNLGDARSDGYAGHANRDDFEQALGAPVIDELALYARREAASRQRVMHALGLEACSADN
- a CDS encoding FAD-dependent oxidoreductase, which codes for MQADVVVLGAGMIGVSTALQLQRRGRNVVLVDRRAPGEETSYGNAGLIQREAVEPYPFPHDSRMIFKVARKGGIDVNYHPSALPHLASPLAQYWWWSSPSRYAQVAREYSRLIAHCLSEHDSLIEEAGAGALVRKSGWRTAYRSQEALEKGLANAERLAQEYGVEHAPVSGDELARLEPGLTQRLAGAVHWTQPWSVRDPGALVASYASLFQARGGAFVSGDAATLERHGAGWRVTTSEGPVEAAEAVVALGPWSDELLRRFGYHLPLFVKRGYHRHYDMPTPLSMAMLDAENGIMLAPMNRGLRITTGAEFARLDARATPLQSSKAERVARELLAIGDAVEQTPWLGARPCTPDMKPVIGPAPKHAGLWFHFGHAHQGFTLGPASGRLLAEMMCGETPYIEPAPYSAKRF
- a CDS encoding D-glycerate dehydrogenase — protein: MRKRILAYRRLDEQQLDQLRERYQVDYFGKLASADDPAFREALGQAHGLIGAGVKITPELLDAAPNLETISSISVGVDSYPVEELTRRGILLSHTPDVLTETTADTGFALIMASARRVVELAEYVKRGEWQASIGAEQFGTDVHGKTLGMIGFGRIGQAIARRGALGFGMRVLYAKASPKPALEQELGARHCELDELLREADFVCAIVPLNADTRHLIGAAEFARMKSSAIFINLARGEVVDEAAMIEALERGEIRGAGLDVFAQEPLPADSPLPRLANVVALPHIGSATHETRTAMAQRAVDNLLLALDGKRPLSPFNPEAWPERLD
- a CDS encoding HAD family hydrolase — its product is MPDPLCLLFDCDGTLVDSEPLLAEIMAKYLTQAGLPFRPIDYMNDFRGARFGSIVAHLERAYGAIDPTLREETERDMRREMNERMLNELAPIEGAAGALDALGGLPRCVASNGPEHKIRRALDSTGLRHFFDDHIYSAYSVGSWKPDPGLFLHAGRDMGFDPAHCVVIDDAQVGVRAALAAGMRVIHINRFPEREATPAGAIAIGHMRELPTAVDRLLPMLAANHA